The proteins below are encoded in one region of uncultured Desulfovibrio sp.:
- a CDS encoding HAD-IA family hydrolase, translating to MNAFPGRLRGVIFDCDGVIIDSCATNGIFYNRILAYFGLPPMTPEQEQYCFMATALESLRYLLPPELHSQIDYVTRHVVNYQRDIMPLLVLYPGFRDMALWLHGHGVRMAVDTNRTQKGIERVLDIFGMSPYFNPVVGADRGMPPKPCPDGAKYILKQWGLAPEAVLFVGDSQHDRDAAVGAGIPFAAFGNRSLSGDVVAADYAALREILGPSVE from the coding sequence ATGAACGCCTTTCCCGGAAGACTCCGGGGGGTCATTTTCGACTGTGACGGGGTCATCATCGATTCCTGCGCCACCAACGGCATTTTCTACAATCGCATTCTGGCCTATTTCGGCCTGCCGCCCATGACGCCGGAACAGGAGCAGTATTGCTTCATGGCCACGGCGCTGGAGTCGCTGCGCTATCTGCTGCCGCCGGAGCTGCACAGCCAGATTGACTATGTGACACGCCACGTGGTCAACTATCAGCGGGACATCATGCCGCTGCTGGTGCTGTATCCGGGCTTTCGCGACATGGCCCTGTGGCTGCACGGCCATGGTGTGCGCATGGCGGTGGATACCAACCGCACACAGAAAGGCATAGAAAGGGTTCTGGACATTTTTGGTATGTCTCCCTATTTTAATCCTGTAGTCGGGGCAGATAGGGGAATGCCTCCCAAGCCCTGCCCGGACGGGGCAAAGTATATCCTCAAGCAGTGGGGGCTGGCGCCGGAAGCCGTGCTTTTTGTGGGCGACAGCCAGCATGATCGCGATGCCGCCGTGGGGGCGGGCATTCCCTTTGCCGCTTTTGGAAACAGGAGCCTGTCCGGTGATGTGGTGGCGGCAGACTATGCCGCCCTGCGCGAGATTCTCGGACCGAGCGTGGAGTAA
- the pdxS gene encoding pyridoxal 5'-phosphate synthase lyase subunit PdxS gives MEQGTLRLKTGLAEMLKGGVIMDVTTPEQAVIAQEAGACAVMALERVPADIRAAGGVARMADPTVVERIMQAVTIPVMAKARIGHFVEARILEALGVDYIDESEVLTPADDRYHINKRDFTVPFVCGCRNLGEALRRIAEGAAMIRTKGEPGTGNVIEAVRHCRQVLDDIRRLCVLPEDEVPNYAKEMGAPLEICQLVRSQGRLPVVNFAAGGIATPADAALMMQLGCDGVFVGSGIFKSGDPARRARAIVQAVTNYQDYALLAEISKDLGEPMVGIDISAIPAEQRMQERGW, from the coding sequence ATGGAACAGGGAACCCTTCGCCTCAAGACCGGTCTGGCCGAAATGCTCAAGGGCGGCGTGATCATGGACGTTACCACCCCCGAACAGGCCGTCATTGCCCAGGAGGCCGGCGCCTGCGCCGTCATGGCCCTGGAACGGGTGCCGGCGGACATCCGCGCCGCCGGCGGCGTGGCCCGCATGGCGGATCCCACCGTGGTAGAGCGCATCATGCAGGCGGTCACCATTCCGGTCATGGCCAAGGCGCGCATCGGGCATTTTGTGGAAGCCCGCATTCTGGAAGCCCTGGGCGTGGACTACATTGACGAAAGCGAGGTGCTTACCCCGGCCGATGACCGCTACCACATCAACAAGCGGGACTTCACCGTGCCCTTTGTGTGCGGCTGCCGCAACCTGGGCGAGGCCCTGCGCCGCATTGCCGAAGGCGCAGCCATGATCCGCACCAAGGGCGAACCGGGCACCGGCAACGTCATCGAGGCCGTGCGCCACTGCCGCCAGGTACTGGACGACATCCGCCGCCTGTGCGTGCTGCCCGAGGACGAGGTGCCCAACTACGCCAAGGAAATGGGAGCGCCCCTGGAAATCTGCCAGCTGGTGCGCAGCCAGGGCCGTCTGCCCGTGGTGAACTTTGCCGCCGGGGGCATTGCCACCCCGGCCGATGCGGCGCTCATGATGCAGCTGGGCTGCGACGGCGTTTTTGTGGGCTCCGGCATCTTCAAGTCCGGCGATCCGGCCCGGCGGGCCAGAGCCATTGTCCAGGCCGTGACCAATTACCAGGACTATGCCCTGCTGGCCGAGATTTCCAAGGACCTCGGCGAACCCATGGTCGGCATTGACATCAGTGCCATTCCGGCGGAACAGCGCATGCAGGAACGGGGCTGGTAA
- a CDS encoding molecular chaperone DnaJ, translating to MSTCPQCEGVGRVTCGVCWNHQLRVRCPECLGAGTVKTETGEETCPRCGGRTTILPGSCFRCGNNVPCPVCHGSGVVPD from the coding sequence ATGAGTACCTGTCCCCAGTGTGAAGGTGTGGGTCGCGTGACCTGCGGCGTATGCTGGAACCATCAGCTGCGCGTCCGTTGTCCCGAATGTCTTGGTGCCGGTACGGTGAAAACCGAAACAGGCGAGGAAACCTGTCCCCGCTGCGGCGGACGGACCACCATTCTGCCCGGCAGCTGCTTCCGCTGCGGGAACAATGTGCCCTGCCCCGTGTGTCACGGCAGCGGCGTTGTTCCCGACTAG
- the zapA gene encoding cell division protein ZapA: protein MSQGNVHRLTILGREIAFRPGADMERIQATIDLLEERYADLKLRSHGAQSKDILLTFLALGLADDLLQAQKKQEDVQNRIQNLLTQIEESQPL, encoded by the coding sequence ATGAGCCAGGGAAATGTGCACAGGCTGACCATTCTGGGGCGGGAGATCGCCTTTCGCCCGGGAGCGGACATGGAACGCATCCAGGCGACCATCGATCTGCTGGAAGAACGGTACGCCGACTTGAAACTGAGGTCCCACGGCGCGCAGAGCAAGGATATTTTGCTGACGTTCCTTGCCCTTGGGCTGGCGGATGATTTACTGCAAGCGCAGAAAAAGCAGGAGGATGTGCAGAATCGCATCCAGAACCTGCTTACGCAAATAGAAGAGTCGCAACCTCTTTAA
- the rny gene encoding ribonuclease Y, whose translation MDSMAVVMIVLALAAGGAIGIFFQQRATTRRIGDAEDLARRIVEEARKEAQAQKKEILLQGQDDLYNQKRELENEFKEREREAKLRERKLEEMGTRLEEKLEKATAREHELLASEKDLARKERQLAENEEYLQTRIEEQENRLAEIAGLTAEEARERLLAEVEARTRHESARMIRQIETEARETADRKAKEILCNVIQRYAGDYVNEQTVTAVSLPSEDMKGRIIGREGRNIRALEAATGVDLIIDDTPETVILSAYSPLRRQVAKMALERLIQDGRIHPARIEDVVQKCEQELDAQVREVGEQATFDAGVHGIHPEIVRLLGQLRYRTSFTQNVLQHSLEVSALCGMMAAELGMDVKKAKRAGLLHDIGKAVDHEVEGPHAIIGADIAKKYNESKEIVHAIAAHHEDQRPSTALAVLVQAADSISGARPGARKELLENYVKRLEDLENIANSFEGVSKAYAIQAGREIRVMVNPESVDDDATYLLCKDIADKIEKNLTYPGQIRVTVIRERRASGFAK comes from the coding sequence ATGGATAGTATGGCTGTGGTAATGATTGTTCTGGCGCTGGCGGCTGGTGGAGCCATCGGGATTTTTTTCCAGCAGCGTGCCACGACCAGACGCATCGGCGATGCCGAAGACCTGGCCAGGCGCATTGTGGAAGAGGCCCGCAAGGAAGCCCAGGCGCAGAAAAAGGAAATTCTCCTGCAGGGGCAGGACGATCTCTATAATCAGAAGCGCGAACTGGAAAACGAATTCAAGGAGCGGGAGCGCGAAGCCAAGCTGCGCGAGCGCAAGCTGGAGGAAATGGGCACCCGCTTGGAAGAAAAGCTGGAAAAGGCCACCGCCAGGGAACACGAGCTGCTGGCCAGCGAAAAGGACCTGGCCCGCAAGGAACGCCAGCTGGCGGAAAACGAGGAATATCTCCAGACGCGCATCGAGGAACAGGAAAATCGCCTGGCCGAAATTGCCGGCCTCACGGCCGAGGAGGCCCGCGAACGCCTGCTGGCCGAAGTGGAGGCCCGCACCCGCCACGAATCCGCCCGCATGATCCGCCAGATCGAGACGGAAGCCAGGGAAACGGCGGACCGCAAGGCCAAGGAAATCCTGTGCAATGTGATCCAGCGCTATGCCGGCGACTATGTGAACGAACAGACCGTCACAGCCGTCAGCCTGCCCAGCGAAGACATGAAGGGCCGCATCATCGGCCGGGAAGGGCGCAATATCCGTGCCCTGGAGGCGGCCACCGGCGTTGACCTCATCATTGACGACACGCCGGAAACGGTCATTCTTTCCGCTTACAGCCCGCTGCGGCGCCAGGTGGCCAAGATGGCCCTGGAGCGCCTCATCCAGGACGGCCGCATCCATCCCGCCCGTATTGAGGATGTGGTGCAGAAATGCGAGCAGGAACTGGACGCCCAGGTGCGCGAGGTGGGCGAACAGGCCACCTTTGATGCCGGCGTGCACGGTATCCATCCCGAAATCGTGCGCCTGCTGGGGCAGCTGCGTTACCGGACATCCTTTACGCAGAACGTCCTGCAGCATTCGCTGGAAGTGTCTGCCCTGTGCGGCATGATGGCCGCCGAACTGGGCATGGACGTGAAAAAGGCCAAACGCGCCGGCCTGCTGCATGATATCGGCAAGGCCGTGGACCATGAGGTGGAAGGCCCCCACGCCATCATCGGTGCGGACATTGCCAAGAAGTACAATGAAAGCAAGGAAATCGTGCACGCCATTGCCGCACATCACGAGGATCAGCGGCCGTCCACGGCGCTGGCCGTGCTGGTGCAGGCGGCGGACTCCATTTCCGGGGCACGGCCAGGCGCCCGCAAGGAACTGCTGGAAAATTACGTCAAGCGCCTGGAAGACCTGGAAAATATTGCCAATTCCTTTGAAGGCGTCTCCAAGGCCTATGCCATTCAGGCCGGTCGCGAAATCCGCGTCATGGTCAATCCCGAAAGCGTGGACGACGATGCCACCTATTTGCTCTGCAAGGACATTGCGGACAAGATCGAGAAGAACCTGACCTATCCGGGACAGATTCGGGTGACGGTCATCCGGGAGCGCCGGGCTTCCGGCTTTGCCAAGTAG
- a CDS encoding YdcH family protein, which produces MDQHEIELLEKMAPTDPELKSLWEDHVLYEKQVEKLEAKAYRTPTEDQTLKQLKKQKLEGKTKLMELLDKYRAANN; this is translated from the coding sequence ATGGATCAGCATGAAATTGAACTGCTCGAGAAGATGGCCCCCACTGATCCGGAGCTGAAATCCCTCTGGGAAGACCACGTGCTGTACGAAAAGCAGGTGGAAAAGCTGGAAGCCAAGGCCTATCGTACGCCCACCGAAGATCAGACCCTCAAGCAGCTGAAGAAGCAGAAGCTGGAAGGCAAGACCAAACTCATGGAATTGCTTGATAAATATCGCGCGGCAAACAACTAG
- the glmU gene encoding bifunctional UDP-N-acetylglucosamine diphosphorylase/glucosamine-1-phosphate N-acetyltransferase GlmU produces the protein MPKEAALILAAGKGTRMHSLRPKVLQTLLGETMLCHVREALRPVFGDDVWIVVGHGADMVREAFPQEHFVQQEEQLGTGHALQTAMPSLEAAGVDRLLVVNGDTPLLTAEVVRHFLQGAGHAPLAFATISLDDPAAYGRVVRHDDGSVQAIVEAKDYDLERYGAATGEVNAGMYLLDMACARALLPRITNANRSGEYYITDLVGLAVSEGMQVVGVQCGNDTSLLGINSPLELAACERLMQDMVNQRLMASGVMLHAPESVRISPLAQVEPGAEITGPCEIYGASFVGSNARIASHCVLDNSRVEGGAQLRPFCHLEKAHVGPQALVGPYARLRPGAELEEGSHVGNFVELKKTRLGKGAKANHLSYLGDSVIGAHANIGAGTITCNYDGQHKYQTHIGERAFIGSNTALVAPVRVGDGALVGAGSVITKDVPDKTMGIARGRQKNLPRRG, from the coding sequence ATGCCCAAAGAGGCAGCTCTCATACTGGCGGCGGGCAAGGGAACCCGCATGCATTCGCTGCGTCCCAAGGTTTTGCAGACCCTGCTGGGGGAAACCATGCTGTGCCATGTGCGCGAGGCCCTGCGCCCGGTCTTTGGCGATGACGTGTGGATCGTGGTGGGCCACGGGGCGGACATGGTGCGGGAAGCCTTTCCCCAGGAGCATTTTGTGCAGCAGGAAGAGCAGCTCGGTACCGGCCATGCCCTGCAAACGGCCATGCCGTCCCTGGAGGCCGCCGGGGTGGACCGCCTGCTGGTGGTCAATGGGGATACGCCGCTGCTGACGGCGGAGGTGGTGCGCCACTTCCTGCAGGGGGCGGGGCATGCCCCGCTGGCCTTTGCCACCATTTCCCTGGATGATCCGGCCGCCTACGGCCGCGTGGTGCGCCATGACGACGGCAGCGTGCAGGCCATTGTGGAGGCCAAGGATTATGATCTGGAGCGCTATGGCGCTGCCACGGGCGAAGTGAATGCGGGCATGTATCTTCTGGATATGGCCTGTGCCCGTGCCCTGCTGCCCCGCATCACCAATGCCAACCGCAGCGGGGAATACTACATCACCGATCTGGTGGGGCTGGCCGTCAGCGAGGGCATGCAGGTCGTGGGGGTGCAGTGCGGCAACGACACCAGCCTGCTGGGCATCAATTCTCCCCTGGAGCTGGCCGCCTGCGAGCGCCTCATGCAGGACATGGTGAACCAGCGGCTCATGGCGTCCGGGGTCATGCTGCACGCGCCGGAAAGCGTGCGCATCAGCCCGCTGGCCCAGGTGGAACCCGGGGCGGAAATCACCGGTCCCTGCGAAATTTACGGCGCCTCCTTTGTGGGCAGCAATGCCCGCATTGCCTCCCACTGCGTCCTTGACAACAGCCGGGTGGAAGGGGGCGCGCAGCTGCGTCCCTTCTGCCATCTGGAAAAGGCCCATGTGGGGCCGCAGGCCCTGGTAGGCCCCTATGCCCGCCTGCGCCCCGGCGCGGAACTGGAAGAAGGCTCCCATGTGGGCAATTTCGTGGAGCTGAAGAAAACCCGCCTGGGAAAGGGCGCCAAGGCCAATCATCTTTCCTATCTGGGCGACAGCGTCATCGGCGCCCATGCCAATATCGGGGCAGGCACCATTACCTGTAATTACGACGGGCAGCACAAGTACCAGACGCACATCGGCGAGCGGGCCTTCATCGGCAGCAATACGGCCCTGGTGGCCCCCGTGCGGGTGGGGGACGGCGCCCTGGTGGGGGCCGGTTCGGTCATCACCAAGGATGTCCCCGACAAGACCATGGGCATAGCCCGTGGCCGGCAGAAAAATCTGCCCCGCCGCGGCTAG
- a CDS encoding YggT family protein, with the protein MFLLQNIIVAVASLLGTLLNLYFWVVIVATVVTWVRPDPYNPVVRALRVMTEPVFYRVRKWMPFTYCRGLDFSPVVVLLAIQLFNQIVVRSLVQYAATLA; encoded by the coding sequence ATGTTTTTGTTGCAAAATATCATTGTTGCCGTTGCCAGCCTGCTGGGAACGCTGCTCAATCTGTATTTCTGGGTCGTGATTGTGGCCACTGTGGTGACGTGGGTGCGTCCCGATCCGTATAACCCCGTGGTGCGCGCCCTGCGTGTCATGACGGAACCTGTTTTTTACCGTGTCCGCAAATGGATGCCCTTTACCTACTGCCGGGGGCTGGACTTTTCCCCGGTGGTGGTGCTTCTGGCCATCCAGCTCTTTAATCAGATTGTGGTGCGTTCGCTTGTGCAGTACGCCGCCACTCTGGCATGA
- a CDS encoding cell division protein ZapB, with protein sequence MEVLEQLEVRVSEMLRKLDALVAERKRLQEEREQAVRDKEALEVENHALLEALAQEKALRAEVLQRLDALLRAVEEHDSTSVE encoded by the coding sequence ATGGAAGTTCTCGAACAGCTTGAAGTCCGGGTTTCGGAAATGCTGCGCAAACTGGATGCCCTGGTGGCAGAACGGAAGCGCCTGCAGGAAGAACGGGAACAGGCTGTACGGGACAAGGAAGCTCTGGAAGTGGAGAATCATGCGCTGCTGGAGGCTCTTGCCCAGGAAAAGGCCCTGCGGGCTGAAGTCCTGCAACGTCTGGACGCCCTGCTGCGGGCCGTGGAAGAGCATGACAGCACCAGCGTAGAATGA
- the pdxT gene encoding pyridoxal 5'-phosphate synthase glutaminase subunit PdxT, translated as MACIGVLALQGAFREHVRVLRQLGADVRELRQRRHLDGVDALVIPGGESTTMGRLLLALDMMEPLRQRIAGGMPVYGSCAGLILLCRNIEASDQPRIGLLDATVRRNAFGRQVDSFETLLHVKGLDAPLQAVFIRAPLITAVGPQVEVLAREDMCRHGGTGHSIVAVRQGNILATSFHPELTPDTRLHASFLQMVAA; from the coding sequence ATGGCCTGCATAGGCGTACTGGCCCTGCAGGGGGCCTTCCGCGAGCATGTCCGGGTACTGCGGCAGCTGGGCGCCGATGTCCGCGAGCTGCGCCAGCGCCGTCATCTGGACGGCGTGGATGCCCTGGTTATCCCCGGTGGCGAAAGTACCACCATGGGCCGGCTTCTGCTGGCCCTGGACATGATGGAACCGCTGCGGCAGCGCATTGCCGGCGGCATGCCGGTTTACGGCAGCTGCGCCGGCCTGATCCTGCTCTGCCGGAACATCGAGGCATCGGACCAGCCGCGCATCGGTCTGCTGGACGCCACGGTGCGCCGCAATGCCTTCGGCCGGCAGGTGGACAGCTTTGAAACCCTGCTGCACGTCAAGGGCCTGGATGCCCCGTTGCAGGCGGTCTTCATCCGGGCGCCCCTCATCACGGCCGTAGGCCCGCAGGTGGAGGTGCTGGCCCGCGAGGACATGTGCCGCCATGGCGGTACAGGGCACAGCATCGTGGCCGTGCGGCAGGGGAACATTCTGGCCACGTCCTTTCACCCTGAACTGACGCCGGACACGCGCCTGCACGCCAGCTTCCTGCAAATGGTGGCCGCCTAG